Proteins encoded together in one Theileria parva strain Muguga chromosome 3 map unlocalized ctg_530, whole genome shotgun sequence window:
- a CDS encoding putative integral membrane protein: MYSVTIVTKMILLAFLDNSHQSLNTIDGLKNTSNDMLLSFFGLYVTPIMYSLFNSASKSSLFQDRNLVTVDELLHSDLGLSTTIDLWDLILMFSHLLKYYKVEMSVGDSLLMNIRLFVVFIIFVLVTIFLFGLVIPAVDGDYKAEHKIKSNLFNQTFNFFIKLLQHITKKSGNSNTADSKKQMKNTWDKQDNVEYVLKSVEEINSVDMFTMAKFTFIIGFFLIDIPFLIYRLYILVKYNVFSLLLYKNFMFLFLRPYRLNMSQLAERDTTKGYEHLLFTQPISNSINTITHHTLSHSFQDDEDTEDLLKKYNKPDKKVHKSVFTPILSHKTIHKRDKIKSDPTPFSHTEQTNNTSGPNEKSGLFTSKSKLFTGKSKLFSGKSRLFAGKSRLFAGKSRLFTAKSKLFGEEKSFNFREKDRLNMMRMMSRTKLVPIKSYPFSLILHHLRKFLFPPREPKSHSGDEYGSNFPQFIGVKHFWCYIVVLFTTILPRILIVFLYSTQKIRSPREILHNLPESNAVEKILIHLLIVFPILTSVFTIKTCGITDSIFLLLREFTGLFTLSTCVCCLKLLLQTYKLYKHLYILLIFLTKPLIILIDFAIILINTVNHPRDYNSKNMTLYKLLKRSIGGIMLNGLMCNTDIILMVKWHDKVFHSQWSEFIISTLFKVLCCCNLTSKVGILMLILDILFSLIYCLMSQSARVLMLRKYEVNYIVMRVMNLEKNEWDDLDSPENCITLAEVDKYINTQGLLSSPGTIMYPFL; this comes from the exons ATGTATTCGGTTACGATTGTCACTAAGATGATTCTTCTTGCTTTTTTAGATAATTCTCATCAATCTTTAAATACTATTGATGGTCTTAAAAATACTTCAAATG ATAtgttattatcattttttgGTTTATATGTGACTCCGATAATGTATTCTTTGTTTAACAGTGCTTCAAAGAGTTCTTTATTTCAGGATCGAAATTTAGTTACTGTTGATGAACTTTTACATTCTGACCTTGGACTCTCCACTACTATTGATTTATGGGATCTTATTCTCATGTTCTCACATCTTTTAA aatattataAGGTTGAGATGAGTGTGGGTGATTCACTTTTGATGAATATTCGTTTATTTGTagtgtttataatttttgtacTGGTAACTATTTTCTTATTCGGGCTTGTAATCCCCGCAGTTGATGGTGACTACAAAGCTGAACATAAAATCAAATCAAACCTCTTCAACCAAACCTTTAACTTCTTCATCAAATTGTTACAGCACATTACCAAAAAAAGTGGTAATAGTAATACAGCTGACAGTAAAAAACAGATGAAAAATACTTGGGATAAACAAG aTAATGTGGAATATGTGTTGAAAAGTGTTGAGGAGATAAATTCAGTGGACATGTTTACAATGGCgaaatttacatttataattGGATTTTTCCTAATTGACATACCATTTCTCATTTATCGCTTATACATTTTAGTAAAGTATAACGTCTTCTCTTTACTACTGTATAAGAATTTTATGTTCTTATTCTTGAGGCCTTATCGCCTTAATATGAGTCAACTTGCTGAACGTGATACTACTAAAGGTTATGAACATCTTTTATTCACTCAACCAATTAGTAATTCCATCAACACAATTACACACCACACTTTATCACACAGTTTCCAGGACGATGAGGATACTGAGGATTTACTCAagaaatataataaacCTGACAAAAAAGTACACAAATCAGTTTTTACACCTATTCTAAGTCATAAAACAATACATAAAagagataaaattaaatctgATCCAACTCCTTTCTCTCACACAGAACAAACCAATAACACATCAGGTCCAAATGAAAAATCTGGGCTTTTCACTAGCAAATCTAAGCTATTTACTGGTAAATCTAAGCTATTTAGTGGTAAATCCAGATTATTTGCTGGTAAATCCAGATTATTTGCTGGTAAATCACGTTTATTCACTGCTAAATCTAAGTTATTTGGTGAAgaaaaatcatttaattttagagaGAAGGATAGGTTAAATATGATGAGGATGATGAGTAGGACCAAGTTAGTACCCATAAAATCATATcctttttcattaattttacatcaTTTGCGTAAATTTCTGTTTCCTCCACGTGAACCTAAATCCCACTCAGGTGATGAGTATGGTTCAAATTTCCCTCAATTTATCGGTGTTAAACACTTTTGGTGTTACATTGTTGTACTATTCACAACTATATTACCAAGGATATTAATAGTTTTCTTATATTCAACGCAGAAGATTCGTTCCCCAAGAGAAATCTTACATAACTTACCCGAATCCAATGCGGTTGAAAAGATTTTAATACAtttgttaatagtatttcCAATATTAACATCtgtttttacaattaaaacCTGTGGTATCACTGAttcaatttttttactcttGAGAGAATTCACCGGTTTATTCACACTGTCAACTTGTGTATGTTGCCTGAAATTACTTTTACAAACTTATAAACTCTATAAacatttatacattttattaatattccTCACGAAACCTTTGATCATACTAATCGATTTCGCTATTATTCTGATCAACACTGTCAATCATCCTCGTGACTATAACAGTAAGAACATGAcattgtataaattattgaagAGATCCATTGGGGGAATAATGTTAAACggtttaatgtgtaatactGATATAATCCTAATGGTAAAATGGCATGATAAGGTATTTCATTCTCAATGGTctgaatttattatctcAACCTTATTTAAAGTCCTTTGTTGTTGCAATTTAACTTCTAAAGTTGGTATACTAATGCTAATTTTAGACATACTATTCtcactaatttattgtCTAATGTCACAATCTGCTCGTGTCCTAATGTTACGGAAATATGAAGTGAATTATATCGTAATGAGAGTCATGAACTTGGAGAAAAACGAATGGGATGATTTGGATAGTCCTGAAAATTGCATCACACTTGCAGAAGTTGacaaatatattaatactcAAGGTCTCTTATCTTCTCCAGGAACTATCATGTATCCATTTCTCTAA